In a genomic window of Oncorhynchus kisutch isolate 150728-3 linkage group LG9, Okis_V2, whole genome shotgun sequence:
- the hmgb3a gene encoding high mobility group protein B3a, whose protein sequence is MAKGTPGKPKGKMSAYAYFVQTCREEHKKKSPEIPVNFAEFSKKCSGRWKTMSGKEKGKFEDMAKQDKVRYDNEMMHFAPGGKKGRKKDPNAPKRPPSGFFIFCADHRPKIKAQHPSLGIGDVAKKLGEQWNNLTDATKQPYLIKANKLKDKYQKDVADYKSGKGKVGAPSMVMAPKPMTKSNMDDDDDDEDEEDEEEDEEEEEDDE, encoded by the exons ATGGCTAAAGGCACCCCTGGGAAGCCCAAAGGCAAGATGTCTGCCTACGCCTACTTCGTTCAGACCTGCCGGGAGGAGCACAAGAAGAAGAGTCCCGAGATACCTGTCAACTTTGCTGAGTTTTCCAAGAAGTGCTCCGGGCGATGGAAG ACTATGTCTGGCAAAGAGAAGGGGAAGTTTGAGGACATGGCGAAGCAGGATAAGGTGCGCTATGACAATGAGATGATGCACTTTGCCCCTGGCGGCAAGAAGGGAAGGAAGAAGGACCCCAATGCACCAAAGAGGCCCCC ATCTGGTTTCTTCATCTTCTGCGCGGACCACCGGCCCAAGATCAAGGCCCAGCATCCCAGCCTGGGGATAGGGGACGTGGCCAAGAAACTAGGCGAGCAGTGGAACAACCTTACTGATGCTACGAAACAGCCCTACCTGATCAAGGCCAACAAACTCAAAGACAAGTATCAGAAG gaCGTGGCTGACTATAAGTCCGGTAAGGGGAAGGTGGGTGCTCCGAGCATGGTGATGGCCCCTAAACCCATGACGAAGAGTAATAtggatgacgatgatgatgatgaagacgaggaagacgaggaggaggatgaggaggaggaggaggatgacgaGTAG